tcCTTGAAGAACTTACTGTGTAGTGTGGAACCACAATGTAAAAATAGCCTAAAGGAAGAGATGCCCGTTATCTCAGAAACTTGGGAGGGCCGTGTGTGAGTTTCGGAATGGGGgagttttgtgtgtatgttcatATTACATTTTCTGCAGAGGGAGTCTATAGCTTTCATCAGAATCTTTTCATCTAGAGAGCTGCAAAGCATTACCCATTCAATAATTCTTTTGGATGTGGAGGGAGAGTGAATTAATTTTcccaattaaatttttttcttttgttatttcattttatagcttttataacaaaaataggATAAACTTTTTTCATGttccataatatttttttttttttttttttttttttttttttttttttggccaataGAGAATAACAAGAAGAGGCAGTCAGGGGTCCTGGTTTTGAGGACCTTGAGGTACGGTATAGGAGAGGCTACAGCCTATATACCCAAGAGGTGTGAAGCAGATTTTGGCAGCATTTGTCACCTGTCCCTGCAGTGACCTACCAATCCGTTTACATGTAAATCTGCTTCTGCCAGCATGAGCAGGTGTTACATGACTGTAAACCTACAGGACCATATAATCAGAACATTAGGTTAGGCAGGTGCATGGCACTTTTGGTAATACAAACCAGTGTTACCTCACCCCtctgctggagctccagccctcacctggttactcctgtgtttccccgaaaataagaccaggtctttgctccaaaagatgcattagggcttacgttcaggagatgtcatcctgaaaaatcatgctagggcttcttttcctgttaggtcttattttcagggaaacacggtaagagttAAAGGTGCTTCTTACTGCTCATTCATGGTCATCAGGAAAGCCAGCCAGCTTTCCTGATAAGCAGATGTGGAAAACACAAGGGGATGTAGTCACTTCTAACCTCCAGGCCTTTCACGGGGCCACAATTAGATGTGCATATGGAAAGTGAGAGCCGTCGATTGTATTTTCTATAATCTGTTCTGACCATGTCTGTTGTTTGGCTAGTTCTTCCAATGGATAAACGAGAGAGCCGAATTTCATGGATTTTGTCAAGTTGAATGCCCATAGTCAGGACAGCTGGGGTGGGTCTGTGTATCTCATCACCCCATTTGCCTTGTGGTGTCTCCCTCATCTGTGGCTGGAGTGTCCAGGTCCCCATTACAGGGTGTATGTACAGAGCATGATTGGACGACAGATCACTGCTAAGAAATTCCCCAAGACTTTTCACCTAGTATCCTTTAATCTGGTTTGCTAACAAAATTTGTCtaattctcttttttgtttcagttcCATTTTGCTGTTTCTCCAGGTTCAGCTGACTTTTTCTTCCCTGACTCTTGGCTTCTGCAGAATaaatccctttcttcttccctgttACTCCCCTTTCTTCTGATCCTTTGTTTTCTCCAGGCCAGGAACCACTTAGTCTCCTAAAGGGCTTGTGTCTATTTGTAATTTATGCACTCATCACAGTCATCACATAAGCCTCAGTTCCGTTGGACAAAAGTACCAAACCCCACCATGAGACAGAGGGAGGTTGTGGAGAAACGGCCCACCCCTCCGATACAGGGAATATTTGCTCTTCCCATAAGGAGCCGGAAAACACTAAACCAACACATCTGTGACCACTGCCAGCCCTAATTCATAATGCAAAGTAAACAAGCAAGATAACACTCAATATAATCCTTTATTGGTGGTTGTGGGGAGCCAGCTAAAAGCTTAGACCTTTGAAGGATATCATTAAGAAATTCCTCCTCATGCTTAATCAGACTCGCCTTGGCCATGATTTAGGCTTATGTATTCTGGTTCTGTAGAGACAGAGACACTGTTCTTTTCTCTACATATGATGTTTTTAATAATacgttttaaataaaaattatattttacatataaaataaaacatttcgtAAGTAAGATAATTTTGCTAAGACATATTTCATATTATGTGTAAAAAGATTATATTGTATACTTTAATAgaactcatattttatttaaatattttaaatatataaatattttataacatatttgtataaaatgttatagacttatatgaataaaatatcaaatgaggcattttatattatatttcaaatatttttaaatatttaaaaatatttctaaaatagaaatatttaaatcatatctaattatatttaaattaatataaaataaattaatatttaaattaaggcCAATGGTTTAATACTAAAATTAAGTAATTCGACTTTACTTaataattgaatatataatattgaaATGTATAGAATCTATTATTTTTGCATAAATAAAAGAtgttataaagtatttaaaatgtagtAAGTTTAGCCGCTCAGGTCTGGTTCCGGGTCCAAGAATTACCGTCTGGGGGCCACAGCGCCCCCTATCGCTGCCTGTCCTCCAGCGCCCTGATCGGCTATTTTTCCTCCCGCTCACAGGCATTGGCAAGAACGTCATCTGCGACCGCACGGCCACGCCACTGGACGCCTTCCGCATGATGTCGGCCGCCCACTACTACCCCAAGCTCATGAGCATCATGGGCAACGTGCTGCGCTTCCTGCCGGCCTTCGTGCGCATGAAGCAGCTCATCGAGGAGGGCTACGTGGGCGAGCTGCTGGTGTGCGAGGTGCAGGTGCACAGCGGCAGCCTGCTGGGCAAGAAGTACAACTGGAGCTGCGACGACTTGATGGGCGGCGGCGGCCTGCACTCGGTGGGCACCTACATAATTGACCTGCTCACCTTCCTCACCGGCCAGAAAGCCGTCAAGGTCCACGGCCTGCTCAAGACCTTCGTGAAGCAGACCGACCACATCAAGGGCATCCGCCAGATCACCAGCGACGACTTCTGCACCTTCCAGATGGTGCTGGAGGGTGGGGTGTGCTGCACTGTCACCCTCAACTTCAACGTGCCGGGCGAGTTCAAGCAGGACGTGACCGTGGTGGGCTCCGCCGGGCGCCTCCTGGCAGTGGGCACAGACCTGTACGGGCAGCGCAACAGCGCCCCGGAGCAGGAGCTGCTGCTGCAGGACGCCACTCCTGTCAGCAACTCCCTGCTGCCCGAGAAGGCCTTCAGCGACATCCCCTCGCCCTACCTGCGCGGTACCATCAAGATGATGCAGGCCGTGCGCCAGGCCTTCCAGGACCAGGACGACCGGCGCACGTGGGACGGGCGGCCTCTCACCATGGCTGCCACCTTCGATGACTGCCTGTACGCCCTGTGCGTGGTGGACACCATCAAGAGGTCCAGCCAGACGGGCGAGTGGCAGAACATTGCCATTATGACGGAGGAGCCGGAGCTGAGCCCTGCGTACCTGATCAGCGAGGCCATGCGCAGGAGCAGGATGTCCCTGTACTGTTAGCACGGACTGGGGACATAGGGGCACTTAGGCCTTCTGTGTGAGGGAGAGGTGGCCTCGaggagtgtggggtggggaggtggaggggcAATGGGAATAAACGGTGTCTGGGAAGGAGAAGCCCAGGTGAAGGGTCCCAAACAAGACTGTTGAGGGGCTGAGCAAATAGCCTAGGAGTGACCAGAGGGCCTGTCCTTCCTGAGATCATCCCTGGTGGCCATTTACATGAGAGAGAGGAGGTTTAGCTGCCTGTGCTGCCCTTTTCTGTGAGAAGCAAGGAGGGGGCTTTCCTTCCCatctcaccccccccccccacacacacacacacacacttcggCCTCCTTTGCAAGCCAAGTGCTCCTGCAAGGTCAAGTCTCCCTATCTGAGGGCGTTTAACCTCCAGCACACACACCTGGCAGGGAAAAGCACATCCTCACATGTCCACACAAGTCCCTTAGTCTGGGACAGGTGGGGGTGCAGAGGGCTAGTGAGAATGTTCATGTTCCAGGAAGGCTACTTGAAGTGTCTGAAGTGAAAAGTACTTGACAGCAAAGTGTACTGCTTTCTTGATTGATTGGTCTTCCTCCTAGGAACAATGCGGAAGTGGACCTAATTggtttccctccctttcccctggCCTGAGACAGGCTAAGGGAGTACCAGGAATGGCCAGCAGACTGACAGGTTCTTTCACCcaaaaggaaagaacaggaaCACACCCTGCATGGAAACAGATGAGGCAGAGAATAAAATATCCCCTTGAATTTGtcagtaattataaaattataaggaGCCACCTTAAAACACTACTTCCGGTGGAGTGGAATTGAGTGTAAGAGGGATTCAGTACTGAAGTATTGAGGTTGTCCTTTCAACTGGTTCTTCAGGCAGGGCCAAGGAGACAGCAGGAGGTGTGGGTCTGACTACAAGCTCATATGTTGCCCTCGAGAACTGGGGGCAGCTGTGTGCCCCAGAGTTGCAGTGGGAGTTCCCCAGAAGAAGGAGATGTGAGCCAGCCCTGCACTTGCTTTGTGGTCAAACACCCATCTCTCCTACCAAGCTGGGGAAGGGCTTTTAGGAGATTCACCCAGCTTTGTGGATTAAAAAGCGAAGTCTTTAGTTCCACTCAGATGTAATcgtcttccctccttccccccccacaaaaaaatgtCAAGGTTCTTTTCCTTAGCTTTGGCCTTTGCTTTCACAGTTCTAACATCTGAAAAAAGTTTAACAggtattaacaaaacaaaacaaaaggacaacAAGGAAcataattttcagtgtttctaaAATAGGGTTTTAGAACCCTCTCAGGTGTATCTTCATGTAGGGTTGAGAAGCTAATGTTGAAAAACAACATGTTATTGGTCTCTTTGGTCTCCTATCTCGCATCACCCTCTGCTTACAGAGCTTTGTTGAAGATGGCACACTGCAGGCTCAGAGCGGCAGTGGCAAAAGGGAACaacctgacacacacacacacacacacacacacacacacacacgagtttgTAAATGCTCACTACTACCAAATGTCATTAAAAtcgcttttaaaaattcagaccTGGTCTTGAAAGAAAGACCAAgtcaaatacattttgaaaacaggCCATCATCCTTTTGTTATCTTTTCTTAATCCTTCGTCCCACAGAAGACGTGTCAAAGTTGGATGTGGAGACTAGTGCTTGTAAATCTACATAGCTTTTGTTCACAGCTCACAGAAATCTAACAGTTATCTTTGGCACACAACTGAGGTTTCGACTTCTTTTCAGATAATTGGCAGTAGAACTAAACGGGAGTTTAAAGGGCCAAGAGTCCACCCCCAGGCTCTGGATAGGCAGAATctgaaaataaacaacataattaGTTGCATCCTGCATTTTCCTCCTAGGGTCAATATACTATGAAGCCCAAGCTGCCCATGGGTGCCGTGTGGGCGTGTCCAAATGCCATGGGAACAGTGGTCATGTTCTATCACAGAGGAGTAAGGATGGCCTTCCTAGAAAGAATTCTCCTACTTCTGGGGGCCTTACTGCAACATGGTAAGGGTAGTCAGCTGAAACTCTCCGTGGTACCTTAGGTCCCTGGTCTGTTTTCAGACTTCATGATGGCATGCCAGCTTTCATACCTATCAGTTCAAAACCAGAGATTTGGTAGAGTGGAAGTCTCCCAATTATAATTTGAGCAGCGGGCCATGCCATCAACTGTTTTGGTTCAGGTTCTCCTAAATTGCCCTCTGGATAGCTTTTGTGGGAACTGAGTggaatgaatttctttttttaccccTAGCTAGCCTGAAAGGCTGTGATTAAGAATGAAGTGAAAGGAAACTAAATGACTCTATGGGTCTCATTTTTCTAATTCGTTTATAACCTAAGTGGGGATTTTCCTGGGGtttcaattttatgtttctgtatTTAACCAAAATACttgggagttttttttgtttgtttgtttgttttctcccaaaGGCCTCTAAGCTCTGTGATAAATATTCAGTGTCTGAAACAAAAATTCTTATTTGAGACTGGAGTATATAGAAAGAacatatattctttaaaagaagCATGAACAATATTTTAGTAAGTGTACTCATGTCTACTGAAATGCATGTCGTAGGTAGATGCGGgaatgagagggagagaagacTGAGATAGTTCATTTTTTGATACAAAAATGATAGCAAATGGGTTTAAGATACTTCTTTAGTGCTCCTTTTGCTCCTGTCTGATCACTTGCCAAGACTTGATTGGGAGCTGCAATATGAAGCTAAAATCTCAACTTTCAACAAAACTTGCTGGCACAAAATCCCGCACCTAATCCTGCCTCGGGGGTCTGAGTACCATCAGCTGACTTTGACCTAGGACAAGTCCCAGCAATAATCCAGCTCTTTCCGCTTAGTTTAATGTGTTTCAAGGACCAGGTGTAAAGGAGGCACCACTTCAGGGCCATCACGTTTAGTCTCCTTTGCCTGATTTGTTGCCATCCTCGTGTGGATGCCTCTGGTACAGGAAATTTGGGCTCATGCTGCTCTTTGCCTCGGCAGATGTCCTGATTCCAAATTCTGAGACGGGTCAGGGGGAGGCCAGGGGTCCTTAACAGTGGCGTCCACATGTGTTGGGCATGCTTTCGGCTTATTTGGAAAGTTTGAATTCTGGAGAGAGAGTCTGACCACTGTTAGCTTCTCCAGGAGTTCTCCCTTCAATGAGAGGCGTGGCAGTGGACCACAGGTACACCTTAGCCTACCTAGCTGGTAATACCTCTGTGTCAGGTAAATCTGGACCCTAGGGGCAGTTTTGGCCCACTCCAATTCAAGATGAACTTCTTCCAGAACCTTTCCCTCTCTGCAGAAAGCCATCCAAGTACTCCGTGCTCCAACATTTCTTGATATCCACTGTGTACAGAGTATTATAAGTACATTATGTCATTCAATCCATAAAAACAACCCCATAatattgttattgccattttacacaGGAGAAAATTGAAGCTCCGAGAGGAAGAGTGACTTGCCCAGAATCACACAATTATTAAGCAAAGTGAATCCTGAatccaaattcttttttctcctccaaacCACATTGCCTCCCAAGAAGAAATATTTGTGCCTCGGTAGTTTTTGCCAGGCAGGAAAGCACTGCTTGTTGGACCCTGTGGGGTCTGCTCTCATGCCCTGTGGAGCGTCTGTGATTAGAGCAGGGTGTGACTTGCATGGGCCTCCCCTCTACTGCTGTGACAGCCTCCTGTGGAGCAGGATGCCATATTTGATGTTCTGCCAGGTTTGTTACAGAGCTGTAAATGGAAGTCGTCgtttttcctccccttccaaGATGGAAACATCACTCAGCTTCTTTTAAAATCGACTTCCTACATTGATTTTGATTGTAGGTGATGAGGCAAACCGCAGGGTTGGGGATTTTCAAAGCGTTGTTGGCCGATTATTATAGATGGCCTTGGCGTTTCCTCTCCGTGGTCTGAGTATAACATAGGACAATGTCTTTTCTCAGGGAGTGGGCCTTTTCAAGTTCAGTTGTTTGTGACTCAGATTTTAGCTGTGCATTGCATTTATACCTTTCTACTCTCTTCACTCTCTTCATTTTGTCCCATAGCTGCAGCTGTTGAATTTGACCAGTGGTCGTATGTTAGGTTTCTGATTCCATTGCTTTTGTTCTGGTGGGTATGGGAGCATTCAGCATTGCTGATGATATCCTGGGGAGCAAGTAAATCCAGTTGCATCCGAAGGGACTTtagttcctttattttatatccacCAACAGGTTAAGTGATGGCCAAGGTCACACCGCTTCTTAGCGGGAGAGCCAGGCTAGAAGCCCAGTTTTCTGACTCTTAAGTCACATCCTGCCTTACACAGCAACTCCAGAGCTCTCAGATGGGAAGAGGGGGGCTTAGAGAGGAGAGATGGCTTGTCTGAGGTCCCATGGCTAGTAGGTGAAAGAGTTGCAATTAGAAGTCAGACTTGCAACGGATTGTATTCCCTGAACTGTTGCAGCTGAATCAATTTCCTAGAAGCTCATTTATGTCTTGAATGTACTCATAAAACTAGCTGTTTAAAATGCCCCATTGTGATTGTAATGTGAACCCTTATCTTTGATTTGTATTGTCTTTGGCAAGGATGGGGACATAAATTCAGATGTGCAGCTCAGGATGCGTGAGGCCAGCGCTACTTACACTCCCCCCAACCTCTCCTGGATGCAGATCTACTAGCTTAGGACCCTGCTCCACCTGCCGCCAATGGTTCTGGCCATCTAATCCCTGAAGTTTACCAGGCAGAGGCCGTGACATTGGggatctcatttaaaaaatcagctatCAGCTCTCTGCATCTCAATTCTTTTTTGGGGCCAGGGAGGAAGGCAGTGATAGAAAAGTTGTGTGTGTCAGTCTTTCCGAGCAGCTGGCTTGCCCCACCGTAGGCAGAGAAGCTGATAGATGAGGAATGCTTCATTTCAGGGGACAGCCCTGACTGAGTCAGACTTCCAGGACTTCTCCTAAGAGGAGTGAAGACCCCCTGTGCTGCCTTAAGAAGTGATGGGATTATGTGGTCTCGTTGGAGTCTGGAGGTGAAGCCAGTACCAGGTCTGAGTGAATATATAGGTTAGCCATGGGAAGCGGTGGCCTACGGACCTTTTTCTTCCCTACATCGCAGCCCTTCTTTGCTGGGGCCCTTGGGAGGGCCACTGAAGTGTCTGTCTCTCAGGCTACTAAAGTGTTGCACTACTGAATACTCTTGAATCTGTTACACCCTTTTCTGTTCACACCAGCAGCAACTAGCCGAATGACAAGACCATGTCATGTGCAGCTGGCTCTATGCTTAGTGCGGCAATCAAAAGCTTACCTGGGCGGGTGGCCAGGGTCTACAGAATAACCGTGGTGTCAcactgtctctgtttctctccttccccactcaGGCTTCTGCTGTCCTCTGCAGCCATCACAATGGCCAAGTTGTTGAATGAGCCCCTTGGTTTCTCCTTATAAATGCAATAGCTTATTTGTGATGCTCGTCCAATTCCaggttaagaaacaaaacaaaagcaagtgaCCTGCCCAGCTCCTTTGTTTCCCGTCTTCTCTTTCAGGCATCCAGATGCATTTAGTATTCTGTCCCTGTGCCTTGCCCAGGGGAGGGAGAAGTTTCTAGCAATTGTGACTTTCTGTTTGCTGCCTGGTGCTTTtacagtacttcatttttttttttaaccaaaattgCATTTGTTTGGTTGTCATTGtcgaatatatatttattgtgtttcacaaacatgagtatatatatgtatatgtataaaaccAAACTTATGTATAAAAAGTCAAGGCATGTATActagatattttaaagaattatttatcaagggaaaaaaatgtgtgttataAAGTAAACAGagtctatattttctatataatgtAGATAGCAAAAAATAGCTTATAAATTATAGaaggttttggttttcttttttattatgaaagggaaaaaaataaaggacaatgaATGCAACTGTTCTTCCTGTTGTAAAGGCCAGACTGCTGTGGGAGGTGGCCTTCCCTACTGGGCTCTCAGGCCGAGCGATCGGTGCTCCAGGCCCCGGAGCCAGTGCCCCCCGTTACCTCTGTGATGATCAGCAGCCCTGGCTGGCATCACTCAGCCAGCTGGCATGTGCCCCTTCACATGTGGCTTCCTGCTGTTCTCCACAATTTGCATTAGTGGGATAAAGGAATGAAAGCAGCAAATAAAAATTGAACAAGCAATTCTagctatttttgtgtttattagATCCAGGTGCACTAGCTCATGAGTTAGGTACCTGGCCCGTCTATGGGCTCTGAAGCAAGAATGAGGGGTAGGGAGGATGGTGGTgcattggggtgtgtgtgtgtgtgtgtgtgtctagtgTGGGGAGAGGCTGTTCATGTGTCAGCATCCATGAAGCTGAACAATGGGAATTGATTGACCTTCTGCTTTTTGATTGTAGATATGTTAAATGTTAGAACTGGAGACTCTTTGGAGCAATCTAGCTCCAACCCTCATTTTGGAATTGTGGAAATGGAGGGGAGATAACCTATAAAAGGCCACTTGGGTGGGAGGGGGAGTGTGTAAAAGCCAACTCAAGATAAACAAGAAGCGGGCAATGTAAACTTTAGAGTGGGGAGCAAAGTTTAGAATTCCCTATTATTTTGCTATCTTAACCTAATACCTCACACCAAGCTCTGAAGACACTTTCTAACAGGCTCAGTTGACTGTTTACAAGAGCATCTTTGCTTACTGTGTTCTTAGCAGCATTTAACGGCAACCATCTTGAACCAAGCTCAGCCTAACTTCAAACCGTCATGACATGAAGTCTCTCATGGATGGGTTGGCCTTTCCTTTACACTCTGTGCTATCTTAGAGAACGCACACAGGTAATTCTTCTGGCCGTGCTTTCccttcatttaaaaactgaagaattaGAAAGGATAATATAAAAGCTGAGATCTCGTTATTCATTCCTTCATGAGCAGGTCCTGATATTAAGAATGCAGCCCATCCATTGAGACAATAAATTACAGCCAACCCCTGCATTCACATGGATTATTCACATGCATTCACATGCACACGTAATATTTTCACATCTTAAGATACTGTGGTAAATACCTTATGATACTATCATGAATCTTAAGAGCGGTTCTGAAAAAGGAAGTAAGGCAGAGTGCTTTGTCAAAACTGAACATGCCATCTGTGCAAAtagagaatgccaaaaaaatgtatacacattttaagaaaggaaaaaatggtattaaaattgtgaaactcagtatatactgataacaaaagatgagtacaaatcacgttggacttctgcaattataagaggtgctcacagtggttaccatcagcgtaattttaatacagtgtttttttttcctttcttaaaatgtgtatacatttttttggcaccttctgtataagGTATGGGGCCATCTCCTCTGAGGTTCTCCCACCAGAGGTGTCTGGGGACCAGTCCCTGATGGAAGAGTCTGCACTGCTCATGTACATTTTAACACGTAGGTACAGTTTGGATCCATGagctttttttccttcacagatTTGGAATCTCTTTGTAACTGGTTTCTCGCAGTTTAAATCCATTTCTTGTTTTGTAAGTCAGGGATTATACTGCTTCCTCCTACAAATCACAGGATATGGTCAGTATTGTTCTCATAGTCTCTGAATCATTGCTTAAAAAGAACAGATGCCATTATATCACAAGTCATTCAGGTTGTTGTTTACTggtcaaacaaagaaaaatcagtgtATCTTCCTAGGCCCATCTATCTCTCCCCTTTACTCCCCACCACAGATACACAGAaccattttccagtttcttttatcTCCTACTTGTTATCTTGTGCATTTTTAGCACCTATTGTGACAAATCTGGGTGGTTCaatctgaagaataaaatgacTGCTACAATTGTTATGACAATGAATTACACATATACAGAGTATGCAGAATTTTgtatagacatgaaaaaaaatgatttcaccTCACTTTAAGAAGTAGGCTCCCATTTTATTAGCCCACGCTTAACCTTCCTCTTGCCTAGGCAGCCCCTACTCAGCAGTAGCAGTGCCCCCTGCTGGAAGGCACTACAAGAAGCATACAcgacaaaaatgaaaaggacacCACTTCATAGAGATTGAGCCAAGTCACAACCAACTAGACAGTGTTGCAACTTACTCGAGCCAAAACTTCTACAAAAAAGCTGATGCGAAACATTCAAAATCCTTTGCTTTGTTCATTCAAGTTCAGGCTTCCTCTTGAATCCTATCTCTGAGTCTACATCTGCTGGGTAAATTCCTGAGATGGCTTGAGCTGTAACAGCCTTTACAGCATTGCTGGGATCCAACCACGGCTCTGCAAGATGAACTCACAATATCTAAGttggttttggacttctggtaaaatattgtaattatgGGAACATCTTTGTGTCCTAATTTTACACAGATTCTGATCATCTTGGATCAAACCAAATTCTCTCCCTTTAGCCATGAgtgaaaatgaaagattaaatgcCTTTTAGGTGCCCTTCTTGGGCAATTAGAGGTTAATTTATTTCCTGGTCAATGATTTGTACACTGATGGGGTCCAATTCCAGAATTACAATCTGGAATGTATATGCACGAGGTCAGACatttaagttcacgaactcatcctagaaaaagtgctacatatctcattgctgaatatctctacagtcacatttgaagtactccccttgggaagctatgcaccaatgccagtgcctagtccaccattcaaagcagtttcgaactctttttctggaatggccatcagagctgtcatcgtcttacccttgatgtcctgaatgtcatcaaaatatcttcctttcaatatttcctttatcgttgggttgggtaaagaaagaagtcattgggggccaggtcaggtgagtagggaagatgttccaatatagttatttgtttactggctaaaaactccctcacagacagtgttgtgtgagttggtgcaattgtcgtgatgcaagagccataaattgtggGCGAAAagtcaggtcatctaactttttcacgcagtcttttcagcacttccaaatagtaaacttggttaactctttgccTAGTTGCTattaattcataatgaataatccctctgatatcaaaaaaggtgagcaatattgttgcaataagttcgtgaactaattgtcagacctggtagtAAGCCCCATTGTCTCTGACCCACTCATCACTGGCCACGAGTGCCTTGGAAGATGCCCTAGGAAGAAGGAACCCTAAGAAGGCCTTGAGTGGTTGCAGTGGAAGTGAACAGCATGTACACAAAGCCCACAGGTTCCAGGCAGTCCTTTACCTAGAACTCCCCCAGGTCACTAACCCCTTTAGAGAGTACTGAGGGGTCTAAATCAGATTGAAGTCAGATCCGGGCTGTTTGAGCCTGCCTTGGGAGTGGTGAGTCACTTCAGACTCCTCAAAATCCAAGACCAAGGAGGCATAACAGCAGGTGAGACTAAAGGGAGGAGAGCAAGACCAGAGCCCCACTGTCTTTGTAGGCCTTCTGAGGCTGCTTGTCTGGGATTCGGTAGCTAACAGGTGAGCCAGAAGAAGCCCGTCTGTCCTCAATGTGTTAGGCTAAGGGATCTGGACCGGACTTTCAGGTTCTTATCCTGAAGCAAAAGAGAGAGTTAGCCTGAGAAGAACAGCTGGGTATCAATCAGCTGGGAAGTGC
The Rhinolophus ferrumequinum isolate MPI-CBG mRhiFer1 chromosome 9, mRhiFer1_v1.p, whole genome shotgun sequence genome window above contains:
- the GFOD1 gene encoding glucose-fructose oxidoreductase domain-containing protein 1 isoform X1, coding for MLPGVGVFGTSLTARVIIPLLKDEGFAVKALWGRTQEEAEELAKEMSVPFYTSRIDEVLLHQDVDLVCINLPPPLTRQIAVKTLGIGKNVICDRTATPLDAFRMMSAAHYYPKLMSIMGNVLRFLPAFVRMKQLIEEGYVGELLVCEVQVHSGSLLGKKYNWSCDDLMGGGGLHSVGTYIIDLLTFLTGQKAVKVHGLLKTFVKQTDHIKGIRQITSDDFCTFQMVLEGGVCCTVTLNFNVPGEFKQDVTVVGSAGRLLAVGTDLYGQRNSAPEQELLLQDATPVSNSLLPEKAFSDIPSPYLRGTIKMMQAVRQAFQDQDDRRTWDGRPLTMAATFDDCLYALCVVDTIKRSSQTGEWQNIAIMTEEPELSPAYLISEAMRRSRMSLYC
- the GFOD1 gene encoding glucose-fructose oxidoreductase domain-containing protein 1 isoform X2, with translation MCAQARVAGKNGSTCQRGIGKNVICDRTATPLDAFRMMSAAHYYPKLMSIMGNVLRFLPAFVRMKQLIEEGYVGELLVCEVQVHSGSLLGKKYNWSCDDLMGGGGLHSVGTYIIDLLTFLTGQKAVKVHGLLKTFVKQTDHIKGIRQITSDDFCTFQMVLEGGVCCTVTLNFNVPGEFKQDVTVVGSAGRLLAVGTDLYGQRNSAPEQELLLQDATPVSNSLLPEKAFSDIPSPYLRGTIKMMQAVRQAFQDQDDRRTWDGRPLTMAATFDDCLYALCVVDTIKRSSQTGEWQNIAIMTEEPELSPAYLISEAMRRSRMSLYC